Genomic segment of Aquila chrysaetos chrysaetos chromosome 16, bAquChr1.4, whole genome shotgun sequence:
ggagctgGGCCGTGGTAGGAAATGGCGCCGTGCTCGCCTGCGTCCTCCTCCTGCTGAGAGGCTGAGGAGCTCACAGGACGGATCAGACCTTTCTTACTGTTCCTGAAGAGTTAGACCAAGCTGGGAGCAGCCATGGAGCTGCCACATTTTGTCCCAAGCCCTGAACCTCGCCTTGTGTCTCTTCCGTGTTGCTCAGTTTTCAGGGAGGATCCGGCACACAAGCCGGAGCTGAATAACCTGCAGGAGAACTGCTTGGTGCAGACCACCGAGTGGAGCGCTTGCTCCAAGAGCTGCGGCATGGGCATCTCTGCCCGAGTAACCAACGACAACCCCCAGTGCCGCCTGGAGAAGGAGACCCGGCTCTGCATGGTCCGGCCCTGTGACTTCCCCGTGGAGAAAACCAAGGTACTGGGCTTggggagaggggacacagcaccGTGAATGCCAGGGACAACCTGGTTAGGTACTTGTCAGGCATGAGCCCATCTCAGAGGGTTTGCTCTCTGCTTCCACTTTTTCTGTGTCTTATTGCCCAGTGACGGAGATAGAGCACAGGCCTTGGTGGACCTTTCGTCTGATTGTCATGTCCTTGTTAACCCATCTGCTCTCTCCCTAGAAGGGGAAGAAGTGTGTGCGGACCCCAAAGCCACGCCAGAGCCTCCACTTTGAGTTTTCGGGCTGCACCAGCACCCGTTCCTACCGGCCCAAGTTCTGCGGCAGCTGCACGGACGGCCGCTGCTGCACCCCGTACGTCACCAGCACCGTGGAAGTGGAGTTCCGCTGCCCCGAGGGGGACTTCTTCCAGCGGAAGATGATGTTCATCAAGGTGTGCTCCTGCCACTACGACTGCCCCCGAGACAACGACATCTTTCTGGCCACCTATCACAGGAGGATGATTGGAGACCACGTCAAGACAGAGAGGCAGTAGCCCTCTCCATGCCAGATCCACAGGCCAAGGTGTCAAGAGGGCTCTGCAGCGCTTTCGTGGCTGTGTCCCAGGTCAATGCAGCCTCTTCCCCCTCTGTGAGGGGCTGTGCTCTTCAGAACAGCACCGTTCGCCACCAGTGGTCCCAGTGGCCTTCCTAACAAGCCGAGGTGCGTGGGGGCACAGCCCCATCTGCTCCAGGCTCCTGACCTTCACCCGTGGTGGTGCAAAGGTCAGTGAAGGAACCAGAAACAGGCTTGAGCCGCAAACTTGATCCATGTTCCCACTGACCAGATGGGAGAGTGGATCAAAGCCGCGTGGCTCCAGCCTGTGTCCAGCTGAGAGCACAGCGGGTACGATTCCCCGTGGCCACTGGCCTGCCAAAACCATGCGGCAAACCCAGAGCATGAGACAGGGGAAGCCCAGGAGGCCTGAGCTAAAGCCGAGCTCTGCGGCCTGCTTTCTAGCAGAGTGGGGCTCTGCTGCGTGTTGATGCAAAGCTTCTCAGTGAGGAAAGTGGTCCTGGCCCGGTGCTGGGCTTCTGCTGAGCTTTTCAACTATTTTTGGCTAATTCGATCCAACAAGTTGGCAAAAACTCTTCCCCATCCTAGTGCCCACCTTTCACCCTCCCATGTGCTTTCCTGTCAGCAGCTTTGTTCCAGATCCGTTTGCTCCTAGAGAGGCCGGATCATCTGCTGGGCGACCTGTTCTCCGGGCAGCTCAAGGCtgggcttgcttttttcccccattaaaTTCCTTTTAGCCTCGTGTGCCAGCGAGGGTGACGGCGAAGACAAGGAAACAGCCAGTTGTGTAGTGTCACTGCAGGAGATGGAGTGTGGCTCAGGGCCTCCTCCAGAAGAtctgagcccaggaaggagTTTAGAAAAAAGGATTTGGCCAGGCTGTAGCTTTGCCTCTggcgctggcagggcagtgttTTTAGTGCTGTGATCAGCATGTCCTATTGTCCCTTTCGGtaagctcttcagaaatggctctggggtgggagaggggctggacTCCGCCGGCTTGCACATCCACAGTGGGGCTGCAGCTACGTTTCGGCTCTGGAGTCTTTGCTGGTGGGTCACAAGTTGGAGGAATGCAGTTCAGctcgggtctccccagggaATTTAAGGCACTGGCAAGAAAAATGCCCGTATTTGTAAATGGAGTTACTGAGGCAGTGGCACGGAAAGCTGCATGGTGCTGGGGTCTCCAGCACTGGGATTCCCTTCTTCCCAAATCTGTGCAGAGTCTCTCTGCCGTTAACGACGTGCTGATGGCCAGCCCGTAGCTCTGGGAGAGGCCACCATCACAGGAGTGGTCCCGTAagcccccagcctggctggcacAGCCAGCAGCGATGCAGCCCCGTGCACCTCGGCAGCTCCATGGTGTCTCTGAAGTCTTACCAGTTGCGTTTAATGTCTGCTGATTTTTAGCAGAAACATCCAGGTAAAGTGCCGGATCTCGTTCCTTAAATCTTCCCGGCCTTTCACTGCTGGAAATCATGATGGATTCCTGTCCcggccaggcaggagcaggggtcACGCTGCAGCACTGAGGCTTTACCCCACCACAACTCCCACCCCAAAGCAGAACCTGATGCCGGAGGATAATCCCAGCCATCAATAAACGCTGCCCTGCAGCTCGTAACTCCGCTGAAATGCCAGCTTGGGGCCTGTGTCTCGTCTCAGCCCCTCTTTTCTTGCTCTCTCAGCCTGCGGAAGCTCATGAGCCTTCAGCCTCCTGTAATCAATTAGAACTGTAAATAATTTATCtgatgttgttttttttttttaaaggcctttGTACAGTTCTTGTATCCTTTTAGTACAACCTCGCTTGGGGCCTTTTCTCCCCTTGCCCTCCAGGTCTGCTCTgaacttttttctcctgccatTTACACGGCTTCTGAGTGTAAAACTACGCTGAGGTTGCACTTTACTCAACGCTAATAaatatctctttattttttatatccCTGGCAGCATCCCTCTGTGTGAGGCTCCTGCCCGGCTTCCCCTCCGGCCTTTCCCCAGTGCCACCGGCCTGCTGGGACCAGTGCTGGGATCCTCTGCAAAGCCAATGGCTGGGTGCGGAGAGGATGGGGGGTCCACAGGAGAGAGGGGGGGCTGTTCCCCTTCCCGAACAGCAGCGGGGCTGGTGTTGGTGTCTCATGGGCACCTCTGGGAGGGGACACGCAGAGCCCCCCCCTCGCCTGCTTAAGGACCCAGAAGTCCTTAATACCCGGTTAAAAATAACCCTGGGAACAGATGTGAGCAGAAGTTGGCGATAACGGGGCCAGAACGCGAGGGGCTTTGCAGCGGCTTAACAGCTTACGGATTCATCCCCCTCTCATCACATTAGCCAGGGGctcccccctctcccacccccgGCATCGCGGTGGGGGCGAGAggctcttcctcccccccccccgccaaaccttcctcttcccctggGGAAGGCTTCGGGCtccctggggagaggcaggtgaCCGGGACGACGACGACGACACACGGGGGGACAAGCCCCGGTCGAGCGGGAGCTGCGGGGGGGGTCGAGGCGCTGAGCCCGGAGCAGGACCCGTCCCGTCGCTCTCTGGAGgccctgggcgggggggggtccttGCCGGTGTCCCCAGGGCGGTGGCCGTTAGGTGGCACCAGGCACCTCCCTCCGGGGACACCCCGTCCCCGAGGCAgggggcagccccctcccccggcccggccccggccacCCAGTGCCACCGCCGGGGCTGGCAGAGAGGGCGGGGGGACCCTTGGTGCtgacggggcggggggaacgATTCCAGCCCGCCCCCACCTCCGTGGCCGTCCCggtccccccccctccccccttatCGCCCGCAGCCGCCGCCTGCGCGGCACCGATAGCCCGGGCGTGCCCCCCGCCTTCTCGGGCAGCCGGAGCCGTGCGGGGACCCGCTGCGGAGGGAGGGgtggttgtgttttttcttccccccccccctaaaaaaaaaaaagcaccaaaaaaagGAGGCGGGTGAAAATGAGCGTAAAGATCTAGAAAAGAGCCGATTCCGCCGGGTttggggggggatttggggctCTGCTGGCTGTGCCGGGCACCCAGACACGCCCGGGGGTACCCacggcccgggggggggcctgggggaaCCCGCGGGAACACTTTCTCCTTATATGGGGCGGTGACGTCACGGCGGCACTCGGAGGCCAGCGTTGAGGTCACGCGCCCCCCgcggggaggtggtggtggtggggaatcTCCTGGCCCCGCCCCTTCGCCCACCGTGACGCCACACCGTCACCTGCCCGCCCCGCCCACTgcagcgccgcgccgccggcggccccgccccctccgcgGCGCTGACGGGCGGTGGCGGCAGCCAGTGGGCGCGGtcggcggcgcgggggggcggggcgcgcgCTGACGTCAgcgggggcggggcctgcgGTGCAGGTGGAGGCAGCGCGgtgcggagcggagcggcggccccggcccgggtaagggtgggggggggcacggggcagccgtggggtgggggggctaAAGGGGGGGTCCGGCGTGGtcgtggggtggggtgaggtcACAGGGAGTTTTGGGGGGCCCACAGTGGGGTCAGGCCGGTTATGGGGCGGGGGCGGGCTATAGGGGGGTCTGGGTCGCTCTGGTGGGGGGCTGTAGTGAGGTCAGGCTGGCTGTGGGGTTGGGGCGGCTATGGGGGGATTTGGGGCTCCCTGGAGGGGCCGGTAGTGGGTCAGTCTGGTTATGGGGTGGGGGGTTATAGGAGGATTTGGGGTGCTCTGGGGGCACGTGGGGGGGTCAGGCTGGTTTGGAGTGCGGAGGTTATGAGGGGACCTGGAGTGCTGTGGGGTGAGGACAGGCTAGGTgtggggtgaggggaggggggggggtgactgggggctgggggagccagGGGGACCCATAGGGGTCAAGCTAGATGTGAGGTGCTTTAAGGTGctctggggttttgggggggggggttcaggCTGGGTGTGGGGGACCCACAGTGAGTgaggtgtggggcagggggggggagggggaaatgggGGGTgtcctggggctgggagagaCCAGGGAGGCACCCGCAGGGGGTCAGGAAGCATATGGGGCAGAAGGGGGGATGTGGGGTGctctgcggggggggggggggcagtggggtcAGGCAGGGTGCGGTGTGAGTGTGGGGAGAatgtggggggggggattggGTGCACTGGGGCTGTAGCAGGGACCCCGAGTGGGgttggggggtgtgtggggctgagggggaggatatggggtggggagggctggggtgctctgggggggggcagcgagGGGGCCCACAGCAGGCTCAGGCTTGGGAGGTGGAAGGGGGCACAGAGGGCGTGGGGGCCCTGCCCCACAGCGGGATCCCAACCCTGGGACTGGGGTGTTTTTCCCCCCCGTGGTGTTGTTCCCACTGCTgcaacagaggggaaaaggtGGGTGCAACCTCGGGGAGTGggggtccccccaccccccccacaccccgcGGTCACGGCAGCGGCGCTGGTCGTCCCTCCCTGGGAGGTGGCAGCTCCCGCGTTGGCATCTGGGTCCGGCTGTGATTTCCCGGAGGTGTCCGGTGCTCGCTGGGGTTGCGCTTGAGCCGCAGCCGGCTCAGCCGGAGCTTTGGGGCGGCCACGCTCTGTCCCCTCTCTCCAAGACGCCGTCTGCGCCTGCTGAGACGGTTTCCAAAGCCGGTGGCGggggcctcctcctcccatcGATACCTGTCCCGGTGCGGATTGATGCCGTGCTCAACCAAGCAGTGCTAAAAATCTCGCCATCGACTTTTCTGCACCGTTACCCGCTGCGCGGCTGCGGGAGCAGGGGATTTCTTTTGCCACATCCCCTTTCAGACGGGGTGCTTTGCGCTGACGTTGCGACCAGAGGAGCGTGCAGCGGGACTCGGCGTCCCCGGCGGTTCCTGCAATCTCTTCCCTTCCTGAATTTCGCCCTCCTGCAGCCGTAGAGGAACGAGGGGTCGGTGAAACCTGCTCGCTAGTCCGTGCTGTGGGCTGCGCCGGGGGGTTCCCCGCTTCCCGGTGGGCTCAGCAGGTGCCGTGGGGTCCGAGCCGCTGGCCGGAGTTGCAGGGGACAGCGGCTATCTTTAGGGCTGTGTTGCAATGGAGGGGTGTGCCTTGGCTCTGCGCTGCCGGCAGCCGCCTCCTCACCCGAGGATTGCCTTACGCCGAGGCTCCCGCgtgggaaaaataaacatttgctttgcagtttgcGGGAGTGGGTGTTGGGGTGCCCTGTCCTCTGTGGGGTCTGTagcggggctgtggggctggcccCGTCGTGGGGCTGAAGTCTAGGGTCAGGCGGTgttggcagctgcctgcagtgggGTCGCTGCCAAGGCTGCTGGCCGGCCCTGCCAGCTCAGGCGGGCAGCGGCTGATGTCAGGCAACGTACGCCCCGTGCGAGGTCAGGCTGCGCAAAGGTGCGTGGGGCTGCGGTTCGGCGTGGGGTGCACTAACGGCCCCCCCGGCACCCTCACACGTGCCGTGAGACCTGGTGAGCCGGAGCAAATGGCCGGGGATGGGGAAGGCTGTCGGTGCGAGGAAATCTCTGCTGCCCCGCCAGTGGGGAGCTGCCTTGGGGCGTGGGAACAAGTCAGGTTCTTGCAAGGTGCACCCCAAAACCCTCTTCATCCATCTGCTGTTCCCTTCCTAAGGCTTTAACGAAGGCACGGACGCGGCTCTGCGAGAGCTGGGGTCAgggctgccggcggcggcgcgcatGCTCCCCTCCGCGTCCTCTTTCTGCCGGAGTAACCCGGTTAGTCTGTGGGAGTAACTTGCACCCGCGCCAGAGCTTTGGGTGACACGGAGCTGAGGTTCCCTGTTCTGCCTAATCCTTCCTCCGCAGCCGTTGCCTTGCTCGTGCTAAATGTGCCCGTGGGTGATGCAGCTACGCCGTGCCCGTCCCCGAAAGGAGGCAACAAAAACTTGTGGAGCAATTTGTGCCCTCCCAGGTGCGCGGCATCTCTCCGAGCGC
This window contains:
- the LOC115352048 gene encoding CCN family member 2-like isoform X1, which produces MQKAYHISGCSTWVERAEQLVCKIVSHEGATCDLLGKIYHNGESFQPTCKLQCICMDGAIGCIPLCSDDLRLPSPECPNPRRVKFHNKCCEEWICEEGSEENRFETAMAVFREDPAHKPELNNLQENCLVQTTEWSACSKSCGMGISARVTNDNPQCRLEKETRLCMVRPCDFPVEKTKKGKKCVRTPKPRQSLHFEFSGCTSTRSYRPKFCGSCTDGRCCTPYVTSTVEVEFRCPEGDFFQRKMMFIKVCSCHYDCPRDNDIFLATYHRRMIGDHVKTERQ